The DNA region GGATATGTTTCTGTATGGGCGGAGATTCCGATTACTGACGGTCTTTTCTTAACAATATTATCGACACGTCGCAAATTTAATCCACTGATGTTAAAGTCAATCGCACTAACTGTTCTTCCTTCTTGGATTAGTACGGAGGCTATATAGGCTAATCCTAATGGTAATGCTAATTTCGAGTGTGGACTGACTTTTGTTACAGGTGCATTAATGAGTACGATTTCCATTTATGACATCTCCGTCTCTGTATGTAGTAATCGATGCTTAGATACTTTCCCAATGGCCCACCCTGCTCTCGCAAACATAGGATTTCGCAAAAAACTATTCAAAGCCAACCATTAACAGAAGAACAATCCCCCGAAAATGACCCGGGGGAGATTAAATTTCGATGCACAATTACAACGTTAACTTCGGATTATTCCTTTCCTAGTAAACTCCTCTTCTCAAGCTCATCTGCCACGTGGTTTAAACCTAATGTTTTAAGTGCGGATCTTGTTGGCCAACCAGTCTCCGGGTCCCAACCTTCTAACTTATAGTACTTAGTTTTCCATTCCTCAAACTTATCTCTATCCAATTTTCTACCCTTTGTGTCAATATACTTCCACTCCCCATTTTCAATCCCAGGTAAATAGTAACTGCCCATTAGGCCTCCGTCATACGGAATATCATAGATATAGTCAGCAAACTTAACCAAATCGCGGTGACGTCCTTGCAGGGTATATATCGCATTATCTAAATTCCAAATTTTCCGGCCAGTCTCCATACCCTCACTGAACGTCATATTTCCTCCTATGATGGCATTAAGGAACTTAGGCTCACCTTCATCTCCTGTGAGGCCGCTATTATCTGGTGCATTAGGATTATAAAGATCAGGCCAACGCCAATCACAGAAAAGCACTGAATTCTTCCAAAATCTACCGTATATTTGTGTCCACGAAACCAATTTCGCCATATCTTCTGAATATGCATTCTCAAGGCTAAAATCTAACATTTTTGGATTATTCTCAAAGGGTACCAGCTTTTCGGCAATTACTTTTGTGACCTCCTCTGCAGATAAATATGGTTGTTTTCCTCCTAAAATGTCTTTTGTTGGATCCCAGTACAACCCATTAAAATCGTGCTGATTCATATCTCTGTCGCCAACTATTGAGGCATATCCCCACTCTATTTCTGCGCGCGGGTCATACATATGATCAGGACAACCCCAATAAGGATAAACCAGAATCCCTGTTTTCCAATCCTCTTCCAATCTACCCCAACGCTCTGCTGCCCGTACGAACCCTTCTGCAAAATCATCGCCTATACCCTCCCGAAAGGCGGTCATTCGTAAAAACTCTTCAGCAAATTCAGCCGTCCCTAATTGCTCAAAATCTAAAGGACAATCAATTTCTTTACCTGGGCCTAACACACCCAATTTGTACAACTTTTCAAGATATTCTAACCCTCGCCATGCCTCATAGGCATTAATTCCATACTTTTGTAATAAGTCAGTTGCTACATACGCATCCCTTGTCTGCTTCCCAAATTTCCTCCTGTTGAAATCAGCATAAAAAATGGTTTCTACACAGGAAGACTCACTACCAAGACCCGAGGCCGTTCTAGCACGACAACCAGCAATACATCCCATACAGGATTGTGGCCGTGATTCCTCCTCTCGATCATAAAATCCACCCAGAGTAGGAGACGAACTAAACCGATTCCAACCAACTTTAGGATCATCAAAGTTATAGGCATAATTATTTTTTGCGGCAATCCGAGCCTCAATTAGGGCATTAGGGTCATCTGTCTCAATACTACCTGTACCAATCACACTGATCGCTTTCAAATTCTTTGAACCCCATACACCACCAAATCCACCTTGACCTGCACCATTACCGGCATCATGGATTAAACATGCGGATCTACCCAGGTTTTCACCTGCCTGTCCAATAGCAAGAACGGCAGGCTTTTGCGTGGTAAACCCTGCATCTCGACTAGAACTGAGGGCTTTCCAACCATCCTTGGTAACAGACTTATTTACTACTTCCCAAATTTCTTCTTGTGCTTCCCAGGTGCTAAGTCCCCATAACCCATCTGCATCCCGAATTTTTACATCGCTGTTTCGGACATCGATCCATACAGGCTTATCTGCTTTTCCCTCAATCACAATACCGTCCCAACCTGCATATTTCATCATCCCGGAAAATCTTCCACCAAAATTACTGCGTGTATACCATCCAATCGGATAAGACTGTACTCCGATACCCGTTACTTCACATCTACCTGAACCAGATGGAGTAATCGTTCCGGAAATTGGTGATCCCATAATCGTAACTACATTCGCTGGGTCAAATCCATCAATTGTCTTGTCCTTACACAAATCCCAAAATATTGCAGAACCGATCCCATGGCCGCCCACATATTCCGCATATTTTTTCGTTTCTATTTTGGTAATTTTTCTATTTGATAGATCGACTCGTAAAATCTTACCCTGATATCCTTTCACTTTTCCCCCAACCTTTCATTGTTGTAATTCTAACTAATTGGGTAGCCCAATTGTTTCCATGATTCGTCACGTAGATTGACTTTGTAACCTCCATCTCCTGCTTGAACAGGAATCTCTTTGGTAAAAGCAATCGCATTTACCGGACATACCTGCACACACGCTTGTTTCCCATTTGGTCCGCCTTGCTCCTTCCAGAAAGGAGTTTCTAAGCAAAGATCGCATTTATGACCATTTTTATCTTCATGATTCCAGGCCGCATTGGAAGTTTCATACGGACAAGCCTCCATACAGCGTTGACACCCAATACATTTATCCGGAGATACAAGGCGGACACCGGTCTTCTTATCAGCATGCAAAGCTTTTGTTGGACATGCCGTTACACAGGCAGGATAGGCACATTGCCTACATTGATCGATCTTTATATCATCAGGAAATGCTTTAAACGGATTTTGTTGTACCTGAATTCTCCCTAATGACAGATTTTGTTTTCCTTCATGAGCTAAAGAGCATACAATTGTACAGGTAGAACAACCTTGACACTTTTTCGTATCGACTAATAGGTACCCTTGGGAAGCAGGGATTGCATATACTTCATTTTCCAACCATTTTCCTCCAGGAATCAGAGCACCTAAGCTTAATCCAATGACGGATGCACTACTAATTTTTATAAAATCCCTTCTTGAGGATTTTTTAGGCTCGTTTGCCATATTATTTATCTCCCTTCCAAAAACTCCCACTTCGTATCCAACCAATCATATCGATCCCATTCATGATTATCTTCAGCTAGTAATTATTACTAACTTATGAATACATGATGGATTGCTATGTATTGATGGTTGGTATTTTTTCTTTATTTGATTTGGTTTCAATTATGGAACCTTTAAGAGCTTTCTCGTTATTTTTGATTTCTTCATACCATTTTTCATGATGATGTTTTACATACTTTTCCGTTACCTTACCAGTAATCATCGAACGAATTAACGGCCAAGAAGCCGGTAATATTGCTCCTGCTATAACGTGCGCAATTAACATTAAGGTCATATAGATAGCGAAAACTCCGTGAAGGAACGTCATTACACCCATGAACCCCTCCGGTATCGACAAAAAATGGGTAACGATTTTAATGATTCCGGTTAGGGTTATTCCCATAACCCCGATAATCCACATTGGGAACACAACACGTTCTGCAGATAAAAACTTCTCTTCCTTAGGAGCTACTCCTCCAAAAATCATTGCCTTATAGTGACCAATCATATTTGTTAGATCGCCCTTCTTTGGCATCATGTGCTGGATTTCTCCAGTAAATAAGCCTTTTGTGACATAAAAGCTCGCCCCGAAAGAGAAAAATAACACTCCAACAAAATGTAAATTCATTACAAATCCAATATTTTCAGCTGTCTGAACAGTCCTAGGGATAAAGAGGAAACCTAGGACAAACCCTGTGATAATTAAAATAATTATTCCGATTGCGTTTGACCAATGTTGGAGAAACATCAGTTCATCATGTCGTTCAATTTTTCCTTCGATGAACATAGCTTGCTCCTTGCGATACCTTAACGTACCAAGGAATACACCCAATAAAGCTGCAACTGGAATGGCTAGCAATGCGGTATCAAATAATAAATTATTTGTAAGAATGCCTGCTCGCCCTGCTTGAAAAACATATAATTGGGCTGATTCATAAGCCCAGTAAGTACAAACTATCAAAACTGCCAACAAAGTTATTGTTATGGGTAACCTTGTTCTCACTTTACTCCCGCCTTTCTACATAAAAAATTACTCCTTTTCCGTATCCACAAATGGTAATGCCCTCTTCATTACCTCCTATCAACTTCTTTCTCCCATTCTGAATCTCTCTATAGACATAATAAAAGACCAATGGCTAACAGAACGGACTTAACTTACTGTCCATTCTAAAAACCATTGGTCTTTATTAGAGCTACCCTAGGTGTCTCTTTTAACTACCTCTATTAATCTTTTACTTTATTTCAATCAATAACTGGTCAAAAACCATTACGTGGATCCAAAAGTCTTTGTTCGCTTCCACATCAAATGTTTGATGTATACAATTTGCTCCTAATTTCTCCTCAAAATAAGGAACATTGTCTTTTGCAAATTGCTGGGCGACTTGCATGCGCGTTTGCTTTACTAGATTACCACCCCTGGTTCCTCTAGCAACAAACTTTTCTGGTTCTGTTAAGAACCCTTCCCCTTGAATAATCACTGTATCGTCCCAGATGATCACTTTTGTATAATCAGCCGCTTTACCAATTAATCCTTTAAAATATTTTTCTAGATGAATCTTCATTTCGTGCTGCAGCTGTCTTCTTTCCTTATTCGTTAATCTACATTCAATCGTTCTTTTATCTTGAAAATAACTCGGTTCAGACACTCTCCCACTCCCCTTGCTGTAAGAGTTTCTTTTAAATTACATGAAAACGCTTTCCTAGAAAAATTTAAAAAAAGAGAACTTTTTAACTCGTGGTTGTCGAATATTTCTGTTATCTTTATCGTACTACCTGTACTCTTTACGATACAGCGACTTAAGTCACTTTGAATTGCCTAAATTTGACGAAAATGTTTAAATCATAAATACAGTGCGGACGCTTTCAAATATATTTATATATCTTTAGAAAAAGGCATTAGGAGTATCTCCCAATGCCTTTAACGTATTTATAAATGTTTTACCGCACCAATGATAATAAGCACCCATGCTGCTAAAAAGCAAACGCCACCTAATGGAGTAATCGCGCCCAGTATCCCTATTTTCGTTAAGCTAAGAACATACAAGCTACCGCTAAATAGTATAATTCCAAGCAGCATCATCCAGCCAGCCCAAGTGAATTGTGGGCTAGTCGTTACCTTACTAAGTAACAAGCCAATCACTAATATTCCTGTCGCATGAAACATTTGATAGGTGACACCCGTTTTCCAAATGTCTAAGTATTTGGGTTCGAGTTTGTCTGCTAATCCATGAGCCCCAAAGGCACCTAGTGCCACGGCAATAAAGGCGTTAATCGCTCCAATAATAATAAATGCTTTCATGTCCATCCCCCTTGTTAATAATAGGCTTTGCTAAACTAGCCTGTTGATTGAAGCTCCAGGCACTTCGCTTTCCGCGGGCAGTCCGGGAGCCTCCTCGTCGCTTCGCTTCTGCGGGGTCTCCCGTGACTTGCTCTTCCCGCAGGAGTCTTCGTGCCTTACGCTCCAATCAACAGAGTTAGCAAAATCAATAGTGTGCTTATTACACAACCTCTAATTTAAAAATCGAGTAGTGAGTCGCCGTTTGCTTCGTCGTCCATTTCTATCTTTTTCGGCTGGTTTAATGAAACAGGCTGTTGGAAAACTTGTTGGCCTATCACTGGCTGATGAACTGCTTGCTGATTCACAGCTGACTGAAAAGTTATAGTAGTAACTGGTGTCTCACTTTTCACTGGCTTCTCATCAAGGATGAGTTCGCATAATATTTTAATAGAGTATACCCGCTCCCGCAAGCTTTCTGACTGCGAGCTGTTTTTTGCATGCTTTAATTCTTGCTCTATTTTTGATAATAATTTATCTACTGAAATATTCATGTCTCCATTACTCCTCTATTCTAAACTTCTTTCATCATAACAAACTATCCGGAAAAATTGAAACTCGACACCATTCGCTGTTTCACGTGAAACATGTCGAAAATTGACAATTAAAAACTCCGTACCAGTAAAAGTACGGAGTTAGTCTTATCCAAGTATTCTATGATAAATTGTTTTTGCATGTGTAATATCCTTCGTACCGTGAATCAGGGCGCGGCCATCGTTAAAAATAACCATCCGCTCTTCTCCCATTTCCACTGACAGCAGATAGGGATTACCCTTGACCACATATCCAAGCGAAGTTAGTTGACCAGATAGTTTTTCAAGCGAAATCTCACCTTGCTTGGAGGGACGAATTTGTACCGTATCCCTGCCACACAACACGCTCGTTTTCATCATATTCTCATGATCAAGATAGGGATAGGTTC from Neobacillus sp. FSL H8-0543 includes:
- a CDS encoding DUF2294 domain-containing protein codes for the protein MSEPSYFQDKRTIECRLTNKERRQLQHEMKIHLEKYFKGLIGKAADYTKVIIWDDTVIIQGEGFLTEPEKFVARGTRGGNLVKQTRMQVAQQFAKDNVPYFEEKLGANCIHQTFDVEANKDFWIHVMVFDQLLIEIK
- a CDS encoding YwdI family protein; amino-acid sequence: MNISVDKLLSKIEQELKHAKNSSQSESLRERVYSIKILCELILDEKPVKSETPVTTITFQSAVNQQAVHQPVIGQQVFQQPVSLNQPKKIEMDDEANGDSLLDF
- a CDS encoding DUF423 domain-containing protein, which gives rise to MKAFIIIGAINAFIAVALGAFGAHGLADKLEPKYLDIWKTGVTYQMFHATGILVIGLLLSKVTTSPQFTWAGWMMLLGIILFSGSLYVLSLTKIGILGAITPLGGVCFLAAWVLIIIGAVKHL
- a CDS encoding 4Fe-4S dicluster domain-containing protein, yielding MANEPKKSSRRDFIKISSASVIGLSLGALIPGGKWLENEVYAIPASQGYLLVDTKKCQGCSTCTIVCSLAHEGKQNLSLGRIQVQQNPFKAFPDDIKIDQCRQCAYPACVTACPTKALHADKKTGVRLVSPDKCIGCQRCMEACPYETSNAAWNHEDKNGHKCDLCLETPFWKEQGGPNGKQACVQVCPVNAIAFTKEIPVQAGDGGYKVNLRDESWKQLGYPIS
- a CDS encoding aldehyde ferredoxin oxidoreductase N-terminal domain-containing protein, whose protein sequence is MKGYQGKILRVDLSNRKITKIETKKYAEYVGGHGIGSAIFWDLCKDKTIDGFDPANVVTIMGSPISGTITPSGSGRCEVTGIGVQSYPIGWYTRSNFGGRFSGMMKYAGWDGIVIEGKADKPVWIDVRNSDVKIRDADGLWGLSTWEAQEEIWEVVNKSVTKDGWKALSSSRDAGFTTQKPAVLAIGQAGENLGRSACLIHDAGNGAGQGGFGGVWGSKNLKAISVIGTGSIETDDPNALIEARIAAKNNYAYNFDDPKVGWNRFSSSPTLGGFYDREEESRPQSCMGCIAGCRARTASGLGSESSCVETIFYADFNRRKFGKQTRDAYVATDLLQKYGINAYEAWRGLEYLEKLYKLGVLGPGKEIDCPLDFEQLGTAEFAEEFLRMTAFREGIGDDFAEGFVRAAERWGRLEEDWKTGILVYPYWGCPDHMYDPRAEIEWGYASIVGDRDMNQHDFNGLYWDPTKDILGGKQPYLSAEEVTKVIAEKLVPFENNPKMLDFSLENAYSEDMAKLVSWTQIYGRFWKNSVLFCDWRWPDLYNPNAPDNSGLTGDEGEPKFLNAIIGGNMTFSEGMETGRKIWNLDNAIYTLQGRHRDLVKFADYIYDIPYDGGLMGSYYLPGIENGEWKYIDTKGRKLDRDKFEEWKTKYYKLEGWDPETGWPTRSALKTLGLNHVADELEKRSLLGKE
- a CDS encoding cytochrome b/b6 domain-containing protein, with the translated sequence MAVLIVCTYWAYESAQLYVFQAGRAGILTNNLLFDTALLAIPVAALLGVFLGTLRYRKEQAMFIEGKIERHDELMFLQHWSNAIGIIILIITGFVLGFLFIPRTVQTAENIGFVMNLHFVGVLFFSFGASFYVTKGLFTGEIQHMMPKKGDLTNMIGHYKAMIFGGVAPKEEKFLSAERVVFPMWIIGVMGITLTGIIKIVTHFLSIPEGFMGVMTFLHGVFAIYMTLMLIAHVIAGAILPASWPLIRSMITGKVTEKYVKHHHEKWYEEIKNNEKALKGSIIETKSNKEKIPTINT